Below is a window of Thermococcus sp. DNA.
AGCTTATTCGATATAACACTATCCCCGCATCACCTTCCATACCAGCAACGGGAACACTAAAGTTGCATCGGCCCAGATTTCGACGTAATCAGCTTTTGCCTTTATCTTGCCCCAGCTCACTCCTTCACTCGGAGGAGCACCGCTCAGCGAGCCGTCCCAGGGTATAGCTGTCG
It encodes the following:
- a CDS encoding deoxyhypusine synthase family protein encodes the protein TAIPWDGSLSGAPPSEGVSWGKIKAKADYVEIWADATLVFPLLVWKVMRG